TCGATCCTGAAGCATCAGGACGGGAGAAGTAATATCTCTAATTCTCCTTTTTATTCTGAAATAAATTCAGAATGAAAAAAAGGGCTTAATCAAATTGTTTAAACCCTTTTAACACAACTATTGCTACTAACGATCAACTATTAAAAACTAATTATATAATATCCCTTTACTATAATTAGATCTTCATTTCATTTATGAAAAAATCTCTAACATATGCTTTAATTTGATTCTCAGTCATACTGTCTTCTTTTTTAAAAGCAACGATTTTATCAAAGAGATCTTTATTCGAAATTTCTATATGTTTATGAAAATATTGTGGTACTTCAGCCGGACCAATAATTAACAATTCATCTGTTTCTTCAATTTGATCAACTATTGAATTGAAATAATTTTTCAACTGATGTTTTTCTTTCTTCATGTATTTACTGTCTTGCACTACATCTTGTGGTCCTCCTTTAAAACGCGTTCCTGATCCACCCCAAACTTTAAAGTCGTTAACTTCAGATTTTACAACTATTAAATTTTCTACCTCTTGTTCTATTTTCACGATAAACGCATTTCGCTTATCTAACCAAATTCCTGTTTTCATCTTCAACTATTTTAAAATTAATTTGCTTGTGGTACTACCATTAATGGTATTGTAATCTTATGACCTAGTTTTTGAATTACAGGTTCTCTAAAGATTTTCTCTATGAAACTATGTTCATTTTTGGTAATTGCTAAAAGATCAATTTCAGCATCTTCAATAAAGTCTAATATTTCTTCTGCAACTTTATCATATAAAGGCATTACATGGAAGTAATAATCAATTCCTTCAAATTCTTTCTTCAGTTTATCAAGGTTTTCTTGTTGAATATCTGTGAGCGTATCATCATCAAGTATATGCATTATCAAAATCGTTGCATTATGAAGTTTTGCTAAGAACTTAACATCTTCAATAACCTTTGGAGAAATTGATTTTAAATCCGTTGGAAACCCTATTTTATTAATAGTTTTAAACTCCATTTCATCTGGAACAATTAAAGTTGCACATTCTTCTGTTTGATTTAAGACATTTACAGCATTACTACCGAAAAACATTTTACGTAAACCTGTCATTCCTTTAGTACCCATAACCACCAAATCTATCTTGTGTTTTTTGGTATTTAGTTTTACAGAATCTACCAGGCTATCGAAACTTAAAATGGTCTTCTGACGGTTTTTGAATTTCGTATCTGTAATGGTAAAATATGATTTTAACTTATTCAGTTTAATCAATGCTTCTTCCCTGATCGATTGGGTAAATTTATGAGTGAGATTATTCAATCTAGACACTTCTATATCTACAGAATGTAGATGATAAAACTTACATTTTTCATTCTCAAATAAATTCAATGTATACTTTGCTGCATCAGTTGCATTCTTCGAAAAATCGGTTGGTATTAAAATATTCTTCATTTTAGTAAGCTTTAAATTTAGTATTGAGGTTAAGCCGCTTTATGTTTATCAAGTTGTCTTTTAACTTGATCTATAGCATTTGTTACTGCGATTTGATAATCGTTTTCATTGGCAGAAGCAAATAAATGCAAGCCTGGCTTCTTCATTTCAACTTCACAAATTCTTCCTTTATTCTCTGAACTATTTTCGTATTTGATGTACACATTAATATCAATTAGATTTTGATAAAACTTTGTCACCTTTTCTAATTTCTTTAAAATGAACATTTCTAGATTTTCACTAGTATTCATTCGAATAAATTGAATATTAATATTTGCCATAACTCTTATCTTTTTGGTTCATAACAAAGGTATTTCTAGAATATTTTTTATGTAATGATATAAATCAGTTTTGGTGTTTTTTTCAGTATTTTATTGATGTAGAATTAAAATTGGTTTAAATAAACTTTTATTGATTTTTGTGGTGGAATTATCAATAAACAAACGATCTAAAACTGAAGTTTCTTCAATCAACAAAACCGTTAAATCAATTGGATTTGTTTGTAAAACGTAAGATTTTACATAATTCAACGGAATATTTGATATCAACTGGTAATTAACTTGATCATGATTTTTTAAAATGAACTGATCTTTACTTGCAGTGGTGTAATCATTATTATTAACCACTCTTACCACTTTCAATATTTTATCTTGTAATATAGAAGGAGAAAGTATAATCTCTAAACTATCCTTATCATCTAATAAACATAGAACTTCTTTAGGTTTTGACAATACTGCTTCCTGCGGAACAATTATTGTTTCAGTTCGAATAGAACGAATTAGCTTTAAAGTATTACTTCCAAATATTTTTTCTCTTAAACTATTCGCACCGTCAAATCCTGTTACAATAGTATCGATGTTATATTTTGATACATATTCTTGAACAGCATCAATAAAATTATTGAATCGGATACTAGCTTTAAAAGTGGTATTATATTGATTTTCTAAAGTGTTTTTGATGATTTTAAGTTTCTCTTTATCATCACCAATTACTGTATCATAAATACTATCAGAACTTGCTAATTTCGACAGAGATAAATTTCCCGCCTTGCTAACATGTAATATGAAATAATTATGCTCTTTCTGAGAAAATAATGAACATCCGTAATGCATTGCATGCATCGAAGATTCTGAAAAGTCCGTTAAAAAAAGAATGTTTTTCATAATAAATACTTTTAATCAGCTTTATTTTACTGAGATAAAAGTATTTATACGATGGAAGTTACGAAATGATATAAATCATTACTCAACTAATTTCAAGGCTTCAACATCTAAGATTTTAATGTTTCTTCCTTCTATTGAAATAAGTCCTTGCTTTTTTAATTTGGAGATACTTCGAATTAGCGTTTCTGTAGCAATACCCGCAACACTAGCTAAATCGTAACGAGAAATTTTTATTGGATCTTCTGGCTTTCGATTTATTTTCTCAGCAAACTTTAATAACGTAGCTGCAGTTTTTTTGTGAACAGAGTTATATGCCA
This genomic window from Tenacibaculum sp. 190524A05c contains:
- a CDS encoding universal stress protein; translation: MKNILIPTDFSKNATDAAKYTLNLFENEKCKFYHLHSVDIEVSRLNNLTHKFTQSIREEALIKLNKLKSYFTITDTKFKNRQKTILSFDSLVDSVKLNTKKHKIDLVVMGTKGMTGLRKMFFGSNAVNVLNQTEECATLIVPDEMEFKTINKIGFPTDLKSISPKVIEDVKFLAKLHNATILIMHILDDDTLTDIQQENLDKLKKEFEGIDYYFHVMPLYDKVAEEILDFIEDAEIDLLAITKNEHSFIEKIFREPVIQKLGHKITIPLMVVPQAN
- the hpf gene encoding ribosome hibernation-promoting factor, HPF/YfiA family; protein product: MANINIQFIRMNTSENLEMFILKKLEKVTKFYQNLIDINVYIKYENSSENKGRICEVEMKKPGLHLFASANENDYQIAVTNAIDQVKRQLDKHKAA
- a CDS encoding universal stress protein; this translates as MKNILFLTDFSESSMHAMHYGCSLFSQKEHNYFILHVSKAGNLSLSKLASSDSIYDTVIGDDKEKLKIIKNTLENQYNTTFKASIRFNNFIDAVQEYVSKYNIDTIVTGFDGANSLREKIFGSNTLKLIRSIRTETIIVPQEAVLSKPKEVLCLLDDKDSLEIILSPSILQDKILKVVRVVNNNDYTTASKDQFILKNHDQVNYQLISNIPLNYVKSYVLQTNPIDLTVLLIEETSVLDRLFIDNSTTKINKSLFKPILILHQ